From the Brassica napus cultivar Da-Ae chromosome A8, Da-Ae, whole genome shotgun sequence genome, one window contains:
- the LOC106429398 gene encoding filament-like plant protein 6 isoform X3, with product MDRRSWPWKKKSSDKTTLVVESAADTSHPQVEKDVVKKPKYVQISVEQYTHLTSLEEQIKTYDVQIKSYESQVEAYEERVKSFEEQIEAYDDKVQSYAEQVETLNEEKEDLSEKLTAANEEIDTKEALVKQHCKVAEDAVAGWEKADAEALTLKNTLESVTLSKLTAEDRAAHLDGALKECMRQIRSLKKDHEVNLHDLALSKSKEMEKLTMEFEKRISEYEQELLRSGADSDALSRTLQERSNMLVKISEEKARADAEIETLKSNLEMCEREIKSLKYEVHVVTRELEIRNEEKNMCIRSAEVANKQHLEGVKKIAKLEGECQRLRSLVRKKLPGPAALAQMKLEVESLGVGGDTRVKRSPSKASSPGKSPREYSSSGSDFSVDSSQKVQKENEFLTERLLAMEEETKMLKEALGKRNSELLESRNVCAQSNSKLQSLEAQLQQINSQKRSNPSSSISVSEDGNDDSGSCSGTLSQQQSNKEKEMAALVRVESVSSHVELMDDFLEMEKLACLPNQSSMDSKDSSGDQESELVNVEAHTEVKDSPAVMEFRSRLSKVLESVSAGTDLGKIVEDVKRILQDVNACMDQDKPSDVQVHPEEEAVHQDLKTAVSRIHEFVLLLRKEVRAGEDTVTEGNDFVELIDGFSITFNHVLSGHQNLDDFVSDLANVFNEAMELKVTFKGLASSEVEVVSPDCIDKVALPESKAVAKEIYQNGCVNNEPEVPCDENRVLRYESESTLEEIEELKSEKEKMAADIEELKCQLQESEKMLGEIRSQLDSAQRSNSLADTQLRCMTESYRSLETRAADLEIDVNQLKEKVRSLEDELEDEKRNHQGAIMKCHELEELIQRSRDTSLVAVEDEEADNKTKQERELTAAAEKLAECQETIFVLGKQLKSLRPPERQSESYSEDELGTKNYAVDEEDLADNWVNEVPRSMESPNCPSDSETSELMTSPSRVGSRLSRSGSSGNPTPEKASRGISRFFSTKSGY from the exons ATGGACCGACGAAGCTGGCCTTGGAAGAAAAAGTCTTCTGATAAAACAACCTTAGTGGTTGAATCTGCTGCTGATACCTCTCATCCTCAAGTTGAaaag GACGTTGTTAAGAAGCCAAAGTATGTCCAAATCTCTGTGGAGCAGTACACACATCTCACTAGCCTCGAAGAGCAGATAAAGACATACGATGTTCAGATTAAGTCCTACGAGAGTCAAGTCGAAGCCTACGAGGAGCGAGTCAAAAGCTTCGAGGAACAGATCGAAGCGTACGATGACAAGGTTCAGAGTTACGCTGAACAAGTGGAGACTCTGAACGAGGAGAAAGAAGACTTGAGCGAGAAGCTCACTGCTGCTAACGAGGAGATAGATACCAAAGAGGCTTTGGTGAAGCAACACTGCAAAGTCGCTGAAGATGCTGTGGCGGGCTGGGAGAAAGCCGACGCTGAAGCTTTGACGTTGAAGAACACTTTGGAGTCTGTTACTCTCTCGAAGCTCACGGCTGAAGACCGCGCGGCGCATTTGGACGGTGCGTTGAAAGAGTGTATGCGGCAGATACGGAGCTTGAAGAAAGACCATGAAGTGAATCTGCATGATCTTGCGTTAAGCAAGAGtaaagagatggagaagctgaCGATGGAGTTTGAGAAGAGGATCTCTGAGTATGAGCAGGAGCTGCTAAGGTCTGGAGCGGATAGCGATGCCTTGTCAAGAACCTTACAAGAACGGTCCAACATGCTGGTGAAAATCAGCGAGGAGAAGGCACGAGCCGATGCTGAGATCGAGACACTGAAGAGCAATCTAGAAATGTGCGAAAGGGAGATAAAGTCTCTCAAGTATGAAGTCCATGTAGTGACTAGAGAGCTGGAGATACGCAACGAAGAGAAGAACATGTGTATTAGATCCGCAGAGGTTGCCAACAAGCAGCACTTGGAAGGAGTTAAGAAGATAGCTAAGCTGGAAGGAGAGTGTCAGAGACTAAGAAGTCTCGTGAGGAAGAAGCTGCCGGGACCAGCTGCGCTTGCTCAAATGAAGCTTGAGGTTGAGAGCTTAGGAGTTGGCGGAGACACCAGAGTGAAGAGGTCTCCGAGCAAGGCTTCTAGTCCGGGGAAGTCTCCGAGAGAATATTCATCGTCTGGTTCTGACTTTTCTGTGGATAGTTCACAGAAGGTTCAGAAAGAGAATGAGTTTTTAACAGAACGTTTGCTTGCGATGGAAGAAGAGACAAAGATGCTTAAAGAAGCCTTGGGAAAGCGGAATAGTGAGTTGCTGGAGTCACGGAATGTTTGTGCTCAGAGCAATAGTAAGCTTCAGAGCTTGGAAGCTCAACTGCAGCAAATCAATTCTCAGAAGAGGAGCAATCCGTCAAGTTCGATCTCTGTTTCTGAAGATGGGAATGATGATTCCGGAAGTTGCAGTGGAACTTTGTCCCAACAACAGAGCAATAAAGAGAAGGAGATGGCAGCATTGGTGAGAGTTGAGAGTGTTAGTAGTCATGTGGAGCTCATGGATGATTTTCTTGAAATGGAGAAGTTAGCTTGCTTGCCAAATCAATCTAGTATGGATTCCAAAGACTCTTCAGGTGATCAAGAGTCAGAACTGGTGAATGTTGAGGCTCATACCGAAGTCAAAGATAGTCCAGCAGTGATGGAATTTAGATCTAGATTATCAAAGGTTCTTGAATCTGTTTCTGCTGGTACTGACCTAGGAAAGATTGTTGAAGATGTAAAACGCATTTTGCAAGATGTGAATGCTTGTATGGACCAGGACAAGCCTTCTGATGTGCAGGTTCATCCTGAAGAAGAGGCAGTCCACCAAGATTTGAAAACAGCTGTTTCTCGGATTcatgagtttgttttgttgctaAGAAAAGAGGTAAGGGCAGGTGAGGACACTGTGACCGAAGGAAATGATTTCGTCGAACTGATTGATGGCTTTTCCATCACGTTCAACCATGTTTTAAGCGGTCATCAAAATTTGGACGATTTTGTTTCGGATCTTGCTAATGTTTTCAACGAGGCCATGGAGCTAAAGGTAACTTTTAAGGGCCTTGCTTCCTCAGAGGTTGAAGTTGTGAGTCCAGATTGCATAGACAAAGTTGCATTGCCGGAGAGCAAGGCTGTAGCCAAAGAAATATATCAAAACGGATGCGTCAACAACGAGCCAGAGGTTCCCTGTGATGAGAACAGAGTTTTGAGGTATGAGTCAGAGTCCACGTTAGAGGAAATAGAAGAACTGAAATCAGAAAAGGAAAAGATGGCAGCGGATATAGAGGAGCTGAAGTGTCAGTTACAAGAATCGGAGAAGATGTTAGGTGAGATTAGATCACAGCTAGATTCTGCTCAGAGGTCAAACAGCTTGGCCGATACGCAACTCAGATGTATGACTGAGTCATATAGATCACTTGAAACACGCGCAGCTGATCTAGAGATTGATGTGAACCAGCTTAAGGAAAAGGTTAGGAGTTTAGAGGATGAGCTTGAGGATGAAAAACGCAACCACCAAGGAGCGATTATGAAGTGCCATGAACTTGAAGAACTTATTCAAAG AAGTAGGGACACTTCTTTGGTTGCTGTAGAGGACGAAGAAGCTGATAACAAGACCAAACAG GAGAGAGAGTTAACTGCAGCAGCAGAGAAGTTAGCAGAGTGTCAAGAAACCATATTTGTGTTGGGGAAGCAGCTGAAGTCATTACGGCCACCAGAAAGACAGAGTGAGTCCTATTCTGAGGATGAACTAGGCACCAAGAACTATGCCGTAGACGAAGAAGATTTAGCTGACAATTGGGTTAACGAGGTCCCTAGATCTATGGAATCTCCTAATTGTCCTTCTGACTCAGAGACTAGTGAGTTAATGACATCGCCATCACGAGTGGGTTCAAGGCTCTCAAGGTCAGGCTCATCTGGTAATCCGACACCAGAAAAAGCTTCTAGAGGAATCAGTAGGTTCTTCTCCACCAAATCAGGATATTAG
- the LOC106429359 gene encoding F-box/LRR-repeat protein At1g48400, with protein MVDLISNLPDEILGKILSLVPTKVAASTSVLSKRWRNLLGLIDSLCFDESEEATSGSHRFFDFVDKTFALLSESPIIKKLSLSHIPTSGRDDDNSRVSRWIWTALERGLSELHLHATPRCHGVYLSRELFTSNTLVKLTLSGEYALEVNRVFLPALKSISLLSTWLDGPNYGRLLDGCPVLEDLLITETHRWALPCCASFVESASLRRLVITVKLSDTEDTTVFLKAPSLVFLDYSGYVTSVYDFVDLDMLVEAKLNLMLWDSSVYDEHHDDDYYDDGRPEGISADITRLVAGISNITTLHLSPESLELFHLCCESIPVFNNLLTLSIESDKAHGWQVMPLLLESCPNLHTLVIKGLVHRVTNRCGDACPCSPEEHKNKKRRTVKDEEESCCLSTCHVKVLEISEYGGSFQELKQMRHFLGKLECLETVKVCVDADENNNNREVLQANLLSLPRLSSKCNIMFI; from the exons ATGGTGGATCTGATCAGCAATTTGCCAGATGAGATTCTTGGGAAAATCCTGTCTTTAGTTCCGACAAAGGTTGCTGCTTCCACATCGGTTCTGTCCAAGAGGTGGAGGAATCTGCTGGGTCTTATCGACAGCCTTTGCTTTGATGAGTCAGAAGAAGCAACAAGCGGTTCACATCGCTTCTTTGATTTCGTAGACAAGACTTTTGCGCTGTTAAGCGAATCTCCCATCATcaagaaactctctctctctcatattCCTACAAGTGGCCGTGACGATGATAACTCTCGTGTCAGCCGTTGGATTTGGACTGCGCTGGAACGCGGTTTATCGGAGCTACACCTGCACGCCACCCCTCGCTGTCACGGTGTTTATCTATCGAGAGAGCTGTTCACGAGCAACACACTGGTGAAGCTCACACTCTCGGGTGAATATGCTCTTGAAGTCAATCGTGTTTTTCTTCCAGCGCTCAAATCGATTTCTCTCTTATCAACTTGGCTTGATGGGCCCAACTATGGTCGGCTCCTCGATGGCTGCCCTGTCCTGGAAGACTTACTCATAACTGAAACTCATCGTTGGGCTCTGCCATGCTGCGCATCTTTCGTGGAAAGTGCATCCCTCAGGCGGCTTGTGATTACTGTTAAGCTTTCGGATACTGAAGACACCACTGTTTTTTTAAAAGCACCAAGTCTTGTGTTCCTTGACTATTCTGGTTATGTCACCAGCGTGTATGATTTTGTCGATTTGGATATGCTCGTCGAAGCCAAGCTGAATCTCATGTTATGGGATTCAAGTGTCTATGATGAGCATCATGATGATGATTATTATGATGATGGACGGCCGGAAGGTATATCTGCTGATATTACACGTTTAGTTGCGGGTATAAGCAACATTACGACCCTTCACTTGTCTCCTGAGTCTCTTGAG TTGTTTCATCTCTGCTGTGAGTCCATACCCGTGTTCAACAACCTCCTTACTTTATCTATCGAGAGTGACAAGGCACATGGCTGGCAAGTGATGCCTCTTCTGCTCGAGAGTTGTCCAAATCTACACACTTTAGTCATCAAg GGTCTTGTGCACAGAGTAACAAATAGATGCGGAGATGCATGCCCTTGCAGCCCTGAGGAGCATAAGAATAAGAAGAGGAGAACTGTAAAGGATGAGGAAGAAAGTTGTTGTTTATCGACATGTCATGTGAAGGTGCTAGAGATTTCAGAGTATGGAGGTTCTTTTCAAGAGCTTAAACAGATGAGACATTTCTTGGGCAAGTTGGAATGTCTTGAAACCGTGAAAGTTTGTGTTGACGCAGACGAGAATAACAACAACCGTGAAGTCTTGCAAGCTAATCTGCTGTCTCTCCCAAGACTTTCATCCAAGTGCAACATCATGTTCATCTAA
- the LOC106429398 gene encoding filament-like plant protein 6 isoform X1: MDRRSWPWKKKSSDKTTLVVESAADTSHPQVEKKQDVVKKPKYVQISVEQYTHLTSLEEQIKTYDVQIKSYESQVEAYEERVKSFEEQIEAYDDKVQSYAEQVETLNEEKEDLSEKLTAANEEIDTKEALVKQHCKVAEDAVAGWEKADAEALTLKNTLESVTLSKLTAEDRAAHLDGALKECMRQIRSLKKDHEVNLHDLALSKSKEMEKLTMEFEKRISEYEQELLRSGADSDALSRTLQERSNMLVKISEEKARADAEIETLKSNLEMCEREIKSLKYEVHVVTRELEIRNEEKNMCIRSAEVANKQHLEGVKKIAKLEGECQRLRSLVRKKLPGPAALAQMKLEVESLGVGGDTRVKRSPSKASSPGKSPREYSSSGSDFSVDSSQKVQKENEFLTERLLAMEEETKMLKEALGKRNSELLESRNVCAQSNSKLQSLEAQLQQINSQKRSNPSSSISVSEDGNDDSGSCSGTLSQQQSNKEKEMAALVRVESVSSHVELMDDFLEMEKLACLPNQSSMDSKDSSGDQESELVNVEAHTEVKDSPAVMEFRSRLSKVLESVSAGTDLGKIVEDVKRILQDVNACMDQDKPSDVQVHPEEEAVHQDLKTAVSRIHEFVLLLRKEVRAGEDTVTEGNDFVELIDGFSITFNHVLSGHQNLDDFVSDLANVFNEAMELKVTFKGLASSEVEVVSPDCIDKVALPESKAVAKEIYQNGCVNNEPEVPCDENRVLRYESESTLEEIEELKSEKEKMAADIEELKCQLQESEKMLGEIRSQLDSAQRSNSLADTQLRCMTESYRSLETRAADLEIDVNQLKEKVRSLEDELEDEKRNHQGAIMKCHELEELIQRSRDTSLVAVEDEEADNKTKQERELTAAAEKLAECQETIFVLGKQLKSLRPPERQSESYSEDELGTKNYAVDEEDLADNWVNEVPRSMESPNCPSDSETSELMTSPSRVGSRLSRSGSSGNPTPEKASRGISRFFSTKSGY; encoded by the exons ATGGACCGACGAAGCTGGCCTTGGAAGAAAAAGTCTTCTGATAAAACAACCTTAGTGGTTGAATCTGCTGCTGATACCTCTCATCCTCAAGTTGAaaag aaACAGGACGTTGTTAAGAAGCCAAAGTATGTCCAAATCTCTGTGGAGCAGTACACACATCTCACTAGCCTCGAAGAGCAGATAAAGACATACGATGTTCAGATTAAGTCCTACGAGAGTCAAGTCGAAGCCTACGAGGAGCGAGTCAAAAGCTTCGAGGAACAGATCGAAGCGTACGATGACAAGGTTCAGAGTTACGCTGAACAAGTGGAGACTCTGAACGAGGAGAAAGAAGACTTGAGCGAGAAGCTCACTGCTGCTAACGAGGAGATAGATACCAAAGAGGCTTTGGTGAAGCAACACTGCAAAGTCGCTGAAGATGCTGTGGCGGGCTGGGAGAAAGCCGACGCTGAAGCTTTGACGTTGAAGAACACTTTGGAGTCTGTTACTCTCTCGAAGCTCACGGCTGAAGACCGCGCGGCGCATTTGGACGGTGCGTTGAAAGAGTGTATGCGGCAGATACGGAGCTTGAAGAAAGACCATGAAGTGAATCTGCATGATCTTGCGTTAAGCAAGAGtaaagagatggagaagctgaCGATGGAGTTTGAGAAGAGGATCTCTGAGTATGAGCAGGAGCTGCTAAGGTCTGGAGCGGATAGCGATGCCTTGTCAAGAACCTTACAAGAACGGTCCAACATGCTGGTGAAAATCAGCGAGGAGAAGGCACGAGCCGATGCTGAGATCGAGACACTGAAGAGCAATCTAGAAATGTGCGAAAGGGAGATAAAGTCTCTCAAGTATGAAGTCCATGTAGTGACTAGAGAGCTGGAGATACGCAACGAAGAGAAGAACATGTGTATTAGATCCGCAGAGGTTGCCAACAAGCAGCACTTGGAAGGAGTTAAGAAGATAGCTAAGCTGGAAGGAGAGTGTCAGAGACTAAGAAGTCTCGTGAGGAAGAAGCTGCCGGGACCAGCTGCGCTTGCTCAAATGAAGCTTGAGGTTGAGAGCTTAGGAGTTGGCGGAGACACCAGAGTGAAGAGGTCTCCGAGCAAGGCTTCTAGTCCGGGGAAGTCTCCGAGAGAATATTCATCGTCTGGTTCTGACTTTTCTGTGGATAGTTCACAGAAGGTTCAGAAAGAGAATGAGTTTTTAACAGAACGTTTGCTTGCGATGGAAGAAGAGACAAAGATGCTTAAAGAAGCCTTGGGAAAGCGGAATAGTGAGTTGCTGGAGTCACGGAATGTTTGTGCTCAGAGCAATAGTAAGCTTCAGAGCTTGGAAGCTCAACTGCAGCAAATCAATTCTCAGAAGAGGAGCAATCCGTCAAGTTCGATCTCTGTTTCTGAAGATGGGAATGATGATTCCGGAAGTTGCAGTGGAACTTTGTCCCAACAACAGAGCAATAAAGAGAAGGAGATGGCAGCATTGGTGAGAGTTGAGAGTGTTAGTAGTCATGTGGAGCTCATGGATGATTTTCTTGAAATGGAGAAGTTAGCTTGCTTGCCAAATCAATCTAGTATGGATTCCAAAGACTCTTCAGGTGATCAAGAGTCAGAACTGGTGAATGTTGAGGCTCATACCGAAGTCAAAGATAGTCCAGCAGTGATGGAATTTAGATCTAGATTATCAAAGGTTCTTGAATCTGTTTCTGCTGGTACTGACCTAGGAAAGATTGTTGAAGATGTAAAACGCATTTTGCAAGATGTGAATGCTTGTATGGACCAGGACAAGCCTTCTGATGTGCAGGTTCATCCTGAAGAAGAGGCAGTCCACCAAGATTTGAAAACAGCTGTTTCTCGGATTcatgagtttgttttgttgctaAGAAAAGAGGTAAGGGCAGGTGAGGACACTGTGACCGAAGGAAATGATTTCGTCGAACTGATTGATGGCTTTTCCATCACGTTCAACCATGTTTTAAGCGGTCATCAAAATTTGGACGATTTTGTTTCGGATCTTGCTAATGTTTTCAACGAGGCCATGGAGCTAAAGGTAACTTTTAAGGGCCTTGCTTCCTCAGAGGTTGAAGTTGTGAGTCCAGATTGCATAGACAAAGTTGCATTGCCGGAGAGCAAGGCTGTAGCCAAAGAAATATATCAAAACGGATGCGTCAACAACGAGCCAGAGGTTCCCTGTGATGAGAACAGAGTTTTGAGGTATGAGTCAGAGTCCACGTTAGAGGAAATAGAAGAACTGAAATCAGAAAAGGAAAAGATGGCAGCGGATATAGAGGAGCTGAAGTGTCAGTTACAAGAATCGGAGAAGATGTTAGGTGAGATTAGATCACAGCTAGATTCTGCTCAGAGGTCAAACAGCTTGGCCGATACGCAACTCAGATGTATGACTGAGTCATATAGATCACTTGAAACACGCGCAGCTGATCTAGAGATTGATGTGAACCAGCTTAAGGAAAAGGTTAGGAGTTTAGAGGATGAGCTTGAGGATGAAAAACGCAACCACCAAGGAGCGATTATGAAGTGCCATGAACTTGAAGAACTTATTCAAAG AAGTAGGGACACTTCTTTGGTTGCTGTAGAGGACGAAGAAGCTGATAACAAGACCAAACAG GAGAGAGAGTTAACTGCAGCAGCAGAGAAGTTAGCAGAGTGTCAAGAAACCATATTTGTGTTGGGGAAGCAGCTGAAGTCATTACGGCCACCAGAAAGACAGAGTGAGTCCTATTCTGAGGATGAACTAGGCACCAAGAACTATGCCGTAGACGAAGAAGATTTAGCTGACAATTGGGTTAACGAGGTCCCTAGATCTATGGAATCTCCTAATTGTCCTTCTGACTCAGAGACTAGTGAGTTAATGACATCGCCATCACGAGTGGGTTCAAGGCTCTCAAGGTCAGGCTCATCTGGTAATCCGACACCAGAAAAAGCTTCTAGAGGAATCAGTAGGTTCTTCTCCACCAAATCAGGATATTAG
- the LOC106429398 gene encoding filament-like plant protein 6 isoform X2 translates to MDRRSWPWKKKSSDKTTLVVESAADTSHPQVEKKQDVVKKPKYVQISVEQYTHLTSLEEQIKTYDVQIKSYESQVEAYEERVKSFEEQIEAYDDKVQSYAEQVETLNEEKEDLSEKLTAANEEIDTKEALVKQHCKVAEDAVAGWEKADAEALTLKNTLESVTLSKLTAEDRAAHLDGALKECMRQIRSLKKDHEVNLHDLALSKSKEMEKLTMEFEKRISEYEQELLRSGADSDALSRTLQERSNMLVKISEEKARADAEIETLKSNLEMCEREIKSLKYEVHVVTRELEIRNEEKNMCIRSAEVANKQHLEGVKKIAKLEGECQRLRSLVRKKLPGPAALAQMKLEVESLGVGGDTRVKRSPSKASSPGKSPREYSSSGSDFSVDSSQKVQKENEFLTERLLAMEEETKMLKEALGKRNSELLESRNVCAQSNSKLQSLEAQLQQINSQKRSNPSSSISVSEDGNDDSGSCSGTLSQQQSNKEKEMAALVRVESVSSHVELMDDFLEMEKLACLPNQSSMDSKDSSGDQESELVNVEAHTEVKDSPAVMEFRSRLSKVLESVSAGTDLGKIVEDVKRILQDVNACMDQDKPSDVQVHPEEEAVHQDLKTAVSRIHEFVLLLRKEVRAGEDTVTEGNDFVELIDGFSITFNHVLSGHQNLDDFVSDLANVFNEAMELKVTFKGLASSEVEVVSPDCIDKVALPESKAVAKEIYQNGCVNNEPEVPCDENRVLRYESESTLEEIEELKSEKEKMAADIEELKCQLQESEKMLGEIRSQLDSAQRSNSLADTQLRCMTESYRSLETRAADLEIDVNQLKEKVRSLEDELEDEKRNHQGAIMKCHELEELIQSRDTSLVAVEDEEADNKTKQERELTAAAEKLAECQETIFVLGKQLKSLRPPERQSESYSEDELGTKNYAVDEEDLADNWVNEVPRSMESPNCPSDSETSELMTSPSRVGSRLSRSGSSGNPTPEKASRGISRFFSTKSGY, encoded by the exons ATGGACCGACGAAGCTGGCCTTGGAAGAAAAAGTCTTCTGATAAAACAACCTTAGTGGTTGAATCTGCTGCTGATACCTCTCATCCTCAAGTTGAaaag aaACAGGACGTTGTTAAGAAGCCAAAGTATGTCCAAATCTCTGTGGAGCAGTACACACATCTCACTAGCCTCGAAGAGCAGATAAAGACATACGATGTTCAGATTAAGTCCTACGAGAGTCAAGTCGAAGCCTACGAGGAGCGAGTCAAAAGCTTCGAGGAACAGATCGAAGCGTACGATGACAAGGTTCAGAGTTACGCTGAACAAGTGGAGACTCTGAACGAGGAGAAAGAAGACTTGAGCGAGAAGCTCACTGCTGCTAACGAGGAGATAGATACCAAAGAGGCTTTGGTGAAGCAACACTGCAAAGTCGCTGAAGATGCTGTGGCGGGCTGGGAGAAAGCCGACGCTGAAGCTTTGACGTTGAAGAACACTTTGGAGTCTGTTACTCTCTCGAAGCTCACGGCTGAAGACCGCGCGGCGCATTTGGACGGTGCGTTGAAAGAGTGTATGCGGCAGATACGGAGCTTGAAGAAAGACCATGAAGTGAATCTGCATGATCTTGCGTTAAGCAAGAGtaaagagatggagaagctgaCGATGGAGTTTGAGAAGAGGATCTCTGAGTATGAGCAGGAGCTGCTAAGGTCTGGAGCGGATAGCGATGCCTTGTCAAGAACCTTACAAGAACGGTCCAACATGCTGGTGAAAATCAGCGAGGAGAAGGCACGAGCCGATGCTGAGATCGAGACACTGAAGAGCAATCTAGAAATGTGCGAAAGGGAGATAAAGTCTCTCAAGTATGAAGTCCATGTAGTGACTAGAGAGCTGGAGATACGCAACGAAGAGAAGAACATGTGTATTAGATCCGCAGAGGTTGCCAACAAGCAGCACTTGGAAGGAGTTAAGAAGATAGCTAAGCTGGAAGGAGAGTGTCAGAGACTAAGAAGTCTCGTGAGGAAGAAGCTGCCGGGACCAGCTGCGCTTGCTCAAATGAAGCTTGAGGTTGAGAGCTTAGGAGTTGGCGGAGACACCAGAGTGAAGAGGTCTCCGAGCAAGGCTTCTAGTCCGGGGAAGTCTCCGAGAGAATATTCATCGTCTGGTTCTGACTTTTCTGTGGATAGTTCACAGAAGGTTCAGAAAGAGAATGAGTTTTTAACAGAACGTTTGCTTGCGATGGAAGAAGAGACAAAGATGCTTAAAGAAGCCTTGGGAAAGCGGAATAGTGAGTTGCTGGAGTCACGGAATGTTTGTGCTCAGAGCAATAGTAAGCTTCAGAGCTTGGAAGCTCAACTGCAGCAAATCAATTCTCAGAAGAGGAGCAATCCGTCAAGTTCGATCTCTGTTTCTGAAGATGGGAATGATGATTCCGGAAGTTGCAGTGGAACTTTGTCCCAACAACAGAGCAATAAAGAGAAGGAGATGGCAGCATTGGTGAGAGTTGAGAGTGTTAGTAGTCATGTGGAGCTCATGGATGATTTTCTTGAAATGGAGAAGTTAGCTTGCTTGCCAAATCAATCTAGTATGGATTCCAAAGACTCTTCAGGTGATCAAGAGTCAGAACTGGTGAATGTTGAGGCTCATACCGAAGTCAAAGATAGTCCAGCAGTGATGGAATTTAGATCTAGATTATCAAAGGTTCTTGAATCTGTTTCTGCTGGTACTGACCTAGGAAAGATTGTTGAAGATGTAAAACGCATTTTGCAAGATGTGAATGCTTGTATGGACCAGGACAAGCCTTCTGATGTGCAGGTTCATCCTGAAGAAGAGGCAGTCCACCAAGATTTGAAAACAGCTGTTTCTCGGATTcatgagtttgttttgttgctaAGAAAAGAGGTAAGGGCAGGTGAGGACACTGTGACCGAAGGAAATGATTTCGTCGAACTGATTGATGGCTTTTCCATCACGTTCAACCATGTTTTAAGCGGTCATCAAAATTTGGACGATTTTGTTTCGGATCTTGCTAATGTTTTCAACGAGGCCATGGAGCTAAAGGTAACTTTTAAGGGCCTTGCTTCCTCAGAGGTTGAAGTTGTGAGTCCAGATTGCATAGACAAAGTTGCATTGCCGGAGAGCAAGGCTGTAGCCAAAGAAATATATCAAAACGGATGCGTCAACAACGAGCCAGAGGTTCCCTGTGATGAGAACAGAGTTTTGAGGTATGAGTCAGAGTCCACGTTAGAGGAAATAGAAGAACTGAAATCAGAAAAGGAAAAGATGGCAGCGGATATAGAGGAGCTGAAGTGTCAGTTACAAGAATCGGAGAAGATGTTAGGTGAGATTAGATCACAGCTAGATTCTGCTCAGAGGTCAAACAGCTTGGCCGATACGCAACTCAGATGTATGACTGAGTCATATAGATCACTTGAAACACGCGCAGCTGATCTAGAGATTGATGTGAACCAGCTTAAGGAAAAGGTTAGGAGTTTAGAGGATGAGCTTGAGGATGAAAAACGCAACCACCAAGGAGCGATTATGAAGTGCCATGAACTTGAAGAACTTATTCAAAG TAGGGACACTTCTTTGGTTGCTGTAGAGGACGAAGAAGCTGATAACAAGACCAAACAG GAGAGAGAGTTAACTGCAGCAGCAGAGAAGTTAGCAGAGTGTCAAGAAACCATATTTGTGTTGGGGAAGCAGCTGAAGTCATTACGGCCACCAGAAAGACAGAGTGAGTCCTATTCTGAGGATGAACTAGGCACCAAGAACTATGCCGTAGACGAAGAAGATTTAGCTGACAATTGGGTTAACGAGGTCCCTAGATCTATGGAATCTCCTAATTGTCCTTCTGACTCAGAGACTAGTGAGTTAATGACATCGCCATCACGAGTGGGTTCAAGGCTCTCAAGGTCAGGCTCATCTGGTAATCCGACACCAGAAAAAGCTTCTAGAGGAATCAGTAGGTTCTTCTCCACCAAATCAGGATATTAG